The region TCATGCTAAACCTTTTTACCTTTTCGGCTGAATTTACAAGTGAAGAAGCTTGCCGTTTACATTTTAAAGAGCAACGTGATAAGTTAGGAGTTACTTGTCAAAGATGTGGTCATGATGCCCACTATTGGATTCAAAGTAGATGGAGTTATGAATGTAAAAAATGTCGTTCTCGTATGACTTTAAAAAGTGGTACAATTATGGAGCATTCAAAACTATCTTTTTTGATATGGTATAAGACAATGTTCTTAATGACAGCGACTAAAAAAGGCTTTTCAACTTTAGAAATTCAAAAGCAATTAGGACTAAAAAGATATGAGCCAGTATGGGCAATGGTACATAAGCTTCGCAAGGCAATGGGTAATAGAGATAGCAAGTATACTTTAGAGGGAATGTTAGAGATGGATGAGGGATATTTTAAAGTAGAAACATCTGAAATAGAGAAATCTAAAACTAAAAGTGGTCGAGGATCTACAGGTGTTCAAAATGTTGCTATTATGGCTGAAAGTACAGTTTTAGAGAACATAGAAACAGGTGAAAAACAAAATCATGTACGCTTTTTTAAAGCTGTTGTTTTAGAAGATCATAAAGCTGAAAGTGTTAATGAAATGATCAGGAAAAATATTGAAGAAAGTAGCATTGTCTTAACTGATAAGAGTACTTCTTATGTAGATATTTCAGATTTTGTTCAGATACATATTACTGAAAAATCATCAGAACAAACAACAAAAGAGACTCTAAAATGGGTACATATAGCTATCAGTAATGCTAAAAGAAATCTACTGGGAAATTACCATAAAATTAAACGAAAATACCTTCAAGCTTACTTAGATGAATTCGTTTATAAACTTAATAGAAGATACTTTGGTGAAAAGCTCTTTGATAGGCTTATTATTGCCAATATTACAGCTTATGACAAATAACGGACATACATAAAGAAGTATTATCCTTCGTAGAGTTCCATGTATAACTTACTGCAATTTGCCCATCTTTATAATAATTATAATTCGTATCAAATACTAAAGCATAATTATTGACTTTACCTTCACTCACTAATTCTAAAACACGTCCTAACTTATCTGTTTTTCTACCTTGCTTCCAGTCAGATGCGCCATTAGCTAATATTGTCTCAGCTGGGACATATACACCTCTCCCTCCTTCATTATTTAAAGTAAAGAATGGATTATCTACCATATTTCTATCTTTATAGAAATAGTTATTACGAGCTAAGTTCATATACCCTGTCACACTTACTTTAAACCTACTATTAAAAAAATGAGTATAAGATAAGTTTGCTTTATAAACCATCGGTACCTTCGCATCTTTACCTGTAAAGTTGATTGTACTTAGCTGATGCTGCTTTAATGAAGGTATTAAGTTTTTATCTTCTCTATAGCCATAGAAATCAGGTGTGGGTACATCTGCTCCCATGACGTCAACAGTTGCCAACTTACTACCATCAAAAGTCAAGTTATTAATCATTGCATAATTATTGATATCAGAACCAAAAATACCACCTCCTAAACGTACAAAGTCTGTGTTATTCTCGTTGATATTCCAGTCAAATTGAATACGAGGTTGTACAATTAATGATTTTAATTTATTATCTGTTCTTAACCCTAATTCGTCATATACTAACTGGTTATACTTTGCTGTAGGATACTTAGCGTAATCTAACCTAAGACCTAATGTCATATCTAATCCTGGATATAGCGCTGTTTTCATTTGTCCATATAGACCAGCATTAAGTATATTACCATCTACTGTAAGGTCATCTACTAATGGTACCTCCCTGTAATATCTATATGGTCTCAGTTTTTC is a window of Myroides oncorhynchi DNA encoding:
- a CDS encoding IS1595 family transposase; this translates as MLNLFTFSAEFTSEEACRLHFKEQRDKLGVTCQRCGHDAHYWIQSRWSYECKKCRSRMTLKSGTIMEHSKLSFLIWYKTMFLMTATKKGFSTLEIQKQLGLKRYEPVWAMVHKLRKAMGNRDSKYTLEGMLEMDEGYFKVETSEIEKSKTKSGRGSTGVQNVAIMAESTVLENIETGEKQNHVRFFKAVVLEDHKAESVNEMIRKNIEESSIVLTDKSTSYVDISDFVQIHITEKSSEQTTKETLKWVHIAISNAKRNLLGNYHKIKRKYLQAYLDEFVYKLNRRYFGEKLFDRLIIANITAYDK